A stretch of the Solanum dulcamara chromosome 6, daSolDulc1.2, whole genome shotgun sequence genome encodes the following:
- the LOC129892954 gene encoding uncharacterized protein LOC129892954: protein MSETTEIKSDSGEKRIIYENNHPYYLSNSDSPGMTLVNSVFDGRGYPGWRRSILLSLSAKRKLGFINGTCKVPDLRSAEFEQWNCVNDMIICWISNALSKDIADSVMSFKTTKELWDSLEQRFGKSNGAKLYHLQKELTGLVQGNSDIAGYFTKVKRLWDELDGMNAIACFSYECTCDGKAKLTKSLEDQRLIQFLMGLNDVYTQARGNILMMNPLPGIDVAYSLLLQDENQREVYANTNVTPDSGSFMAVGQTNQPNNKLIAEFAAFMANRQGRYAQRLRYQPMKGTNTYQKYANPNQNQRSDKPQNKFKGKKKYDPNLSCTYCGKTGHVHDDCYRLHGFPADFEFTNSRNYQPQIKANASLTQQKNEDIGRTDFVVNDGDFEEQYSKQQIAEMMEMYKQSKLTKTGINANAVAGTILKYSNSVFNNLKQNSWIIDSGALEHMCFDPNSFLFLKPLPVPLNINLPNSFKDLSVKSPQVFGEVREGLYLLNPNTDRCRNVFNSNDVSSITKRRNPISVPDFDSVYVNVVPNVKLWHVRFFLTIVDDFSRGTWTFLLSTKSNAFPVLKSFLSMVERQFNVKVKMIRSDNALELGKGTQESAFLASQGILHQLSCGRNKFDEKATACVLLGYPLQQKGYKLLSLDKRKVFVSRDVRFHESHFPFNSSENSHTPIFFNSPSSSDHHSDLSLHNHSAPPVNDCSYPVTPLESPHNASGYIPHPESTLPNLSLSPSQQTPTEQPILPQLEHAYPSSTTSDTFPPVPITAIPRRSGRISHEPGYLRDYICNSVILTDLWKTFFDHSPKAKRYVFSSLSLHN, encoded by the exons ATGTCTGAAACAACTGAAATCAAATCAGACAGTGGTGAAAAAAGAATCATATATGAAAACAACCATCCCTATTACTTAAGCAATTCAGATTCACCTGGTATGACTCTAGTCAACAGTGTTTTTGATGGAAGAGGATACCCAGGTTGGAGAAGATCTATCCTTCTATCTCTATCAGCCAAGAGAAAACTTGGTTTTATCAATGGAACTTGCAAGGTTCCAGACCTGAGATCTGCAGAATTTGAGCAATGGAATTGTGTCAATGACATGATCATATGTTGGATATCAAATGCATTATCTAAGGATATTGCAGATAGTGTAATGAGTTTCAAAACTACAAAAGAACTTTGGGACAGCCTGGAGCAGAGATTTGGGAAATCAAATGGTGCCAAACTCTACCATCTGCAAAAGGAATTAACAGGATTAGTACAAGGCAATAGCGACATTGCAGGTTACTTCACCAAGGTTAAGAGATTATGGGATGAATTAGATGGGATGAATGCGATTGCCTGTTTCTCATATGAATGCACCTGTGATGGGAAAGCAAAGTTAACAAAATCACTGGAAGATCAAAGATTGATTCAATTTCTAATGGGACTGAATGATGTATATACTCAGGCAAGGGGAAATATACTTATGATGAATCCATTACCTGGAATAGATGTTGCATATTCCTTGCTTTTGCAGGATGAGAACCAAAGGGAAGTATATGCAAACACTAATGTCACTCCTGATTCTGGATCATTTATGGCAGTAGGCCAAACAAACCAGCCAAACAacaagttaattgctgagtttgCAGCATTCATGGCTAATAGACAGGGAAGATATGCACAGAGGCTCAGATATCAACCAATGAAAGGAACAAACACATATCAGAAGTATGCTAACCCAAACCAGAACCAGAGATCTGACAAGCCACAAAACAAGTTTAAGGGTAAGAAAAAATATGATCCAAATCTGTCATGCACTTATTGTGGGAAAACAGGACATGTGCATGATGATTGCTATAGGCTGCATGGGTTCCCTGCAGATTTTGAGTTCACTAACTCCAGGAACTATCAGCCTCAGATTAAAGCAAATGCAAGTTTAACTCAGCAGAAAAATGAAGACATTGGGAGGACAGATTTTGTAGTCAATGATGGAGATTTTGAAGAACAGTATAGCAAACAACAGATTGCAGAAATGATGGAAATGTACAAGCAAAGCAAGTTGACAAAAACAGGAATCAATGCAAATGCAGTAGCTGGTACCATTCTTAAATACTCAAATTCTGTATTCAATAACCTTAAACAGAATTCCTGGATAATTGATTCAGGAGCTTTAGAACACATGTGTTTTGATCCCAACTCCTTTTTGTTTCTGAAACCTCTCCCTGTGCCTTTGAACATTAATTTACCTAATTCTTTCAAG GACCTTTCAGTGAAGAGTCCTCAAGTTTTTGGTGAAGTTAGAGAGGGTCTCTATTTGTTGAATCCTAATACTGACAGGTGTAGAAATGTTTTCAATTCAAATGATGTATCTTCAATCACAAAAAGAAGAAATCCCATCTCAGTTCCAGATTTTGATTCAGTTTATGTTAATGTTGTACCTAATGTAAAGCTCTGGCATGTGAG GTTCTTTCTCACCATAGTAGATGATTTCAGTAGAGGTACATGGACATTCTTACTGAGTACTAAGAGTAATGCTTTTCCTGTACTGAAAAGTTTTCTATCTATGGTAGAAAGACAATTCAATGTAAAGGTTAAGATGATCAGATCTGATAATGCTTTGGAATTGGGGAAAGGCACACAAGAATCAGCATTTCTTGCTTCTCAGGGGATTTTGCATCAATTGTCTTGT GGAAGAAACAAGTTTGATGAAAAGGCTACTGCTTGTGTTTTACTAGGATATCCTTTACAACAGAAAGGATATAAATTATTGTCTCTTGATAAAAGGAAAGTGTTTGTATCTAGGGATGTGAGATTCCATGAATCACATTTTCCTTTCAACTCATCTGAGAACTCACACACACCTATTTTTTTCAACTCCCCCTCTTCCTCAGATCATCATTCTGATTTATCACTCCACAATCACTCAGCCCCACCTGTAAATGATTGTTCCTACCCAGTCACACCCTTAGAATCTCCACATAATGCCTCTGGCTATATTCCACATCCTGAATCTACACTTCCTAATCTGTCACTAAGTCCCTCTCAGCAAACCCCTACTGAACAACCTATATTACCACAACTTGAACATGCTTATCCAAGCTCTACTACATCAGATACTTTCCCTCCTGTCCCTATAACAGCTATACCAAGAAGGTCTGGTAGAATATCTCATGAGCCTGGATATCTAAGAGACTACATTTGCAATAGTGTGATACTCACTGATCTATGGAAAACTTTCTTTGATCACTCTCCTAAGGCTAAGAGATATGTTTTCTCCTCCTTATCTCTCCATAATTAG